One part of the Sphingobacterium sp. LZ7M1 genome encodes these proteins:
- a CDS encoding RagB/SusD family nutrient uptake outer membrane protein, with amino-acid sequence MKYIKYIKRTIQITTAVILTAGIVGCSGFLDESDPSNFTVENYFTKPEHARSSVSAIYANLRNPMVSGFGGGTWMMLEFATGLAGTDLGQAVNSYYVKDLRNTSDNGYGLDYWTTYYKGIGNANLSITYIPQITMDEAEKKRILGEAHFLRAFFYFNLVQMFGEIPLVTEAVSLTSEQLYPEQATVEKVYELIVSDLKVAENSGLPWSDQSGKVNMGIIKSLMAKVYLTMAGYPLNKGAAYFDLSAKASEEVINSKQYQLFPAYADLHDPKKKNGVENIFSIQYKTQVIASNWQVAIIPYNKNISAYSDETGGIYATKDFVESYDANDLRRAEKQFFFTKYTHESDRSKEVNLGGYFLYKHFDEAAQTSTTNSDLNWSILRYADLLLMYAEAANEVTGPNQKVYDAVNAIRKRAELPNLSGLSKDQLREAIWKERWHELCYENVTWFDMVRLRKAFNVSTKKFDNYVGHKFSYGPVLTERELLFPKPTAEIRNNNKLVQNKGY; translated from the coding sequence ATGAAATACATTAAATATATCAAGAGAACGATTCAAATAACTACAGCCGTAATATTAACGGCAGGTATAGTAGGCTGTTCGGGTTTTTTGGACGAATCCGATCCCAGTAATTTTACGGTGGAGAACTATTTCACCAAACCTGAACATGCCCGTAGTTCCGTAAGTGCTATTTACGCCAATTTAAGAAACCCAATGGTAAGTGGATTTGGTGGGGGAACCTGGATGATGCTTGAATTTGCTACCGGATTGGCGGGAACAGATTTAGGTCAGGCGGTAAACAGTTACTACGTAAAGGACCTCAGAAACACTTCAGACAATGGTTATGGCCTAGACTATTGGACGACCTATTATAAAGGTATCGGAAATGCAAACCTTTCAATTACGTATATTCCTCAAATCACGATGGATGAAGCTGAAAAGAAACGGATCTTAGGAGAAGCTCATTTCTTAAGGGCATTTTTCTATTTTAATCTGGTGCAGATGTTTGGGGAAATCCCTTTGGTAACGGAAGCTGTAAGTCTGACATCAGAGCAGCTTTACCCAGAACAGGCAACCGTAGAGAAGGTCTATGAATTAATAGTAAGTGATCTGAAAGTTGCAGAGAACTCCGGTTTGCCATGGAGTGATCAAAGTGGGAAAGTAAATATGGGAATTATTAAATCCTTGATGGCAAAGGTTTACTTGACCATGGCCGGTTATCCATTGAACAAAGGGGCAGCTTATTTTGACCTTTCAGCCAAAGCATCTGAAGAAGTCATCAACTCCAAGCAATATCAATTGTTCCCTGCCTATGCCGATCTACATGATCCCAAAAAGAAAAATGGGGTAGAGAATATCTTTAGCATTCAATATAAAACGCAGGTCATTGCCTCCAATTGGCAAGTCGCCATCATTCCTTACAACAAGAATATATCTGCGTATTCAGATGAAACAGGTGGAATCTATGCTACCAAGGATTTTGTGGAATCCTATGATGCAAATGACTTACGACGAGCTGAAAAGCAGTTTTTCTTTACCAAATATACCCATGAGTCTGATCGTAGCAAAGAAGTCAATTTAGGGGGATATTTCCTATATAAGCATTTTGATGAGGCGGCGCAGACAAGTACGACAAACAGTGACCTGAATTGGTCTATCCTTCGATATGCTGATTTGTTGTTGATGTATGCTGAGGCAGCAAATGAAGTGACTGGACCTAACCAAAAGGTGTATGATGCGGTCAATGCGATCAGAAAAAGGGCAGAACTTCCAAACTTGAGCGGTTTATCCAAGGATCAACTTCGGGAAGCTATCTGGAAAGAGCGTTGGCATGAGCTCTGCTATGAGAATGTCACTTGGTTTGATATGGTCCGCTTGAGGAAGGCTTTCAATGTGAGTACCAAGAAATTCGACAATTACGTAGGTCACAAATTCTCCTATGGTCCAGTTTTGACCGAGCGGGAGTTATTGTTTCCAAAGCCTACAGCAGAAATCAGGAATAATAATAAACTAGTGCAAAATAAGGGCTATTAA
- a CDS encoding DUF4255 domain-containing protein, with amino-acid sequence MIDQALILFKTELLAYLSSKGDNAAGVIIDNIGLSETSAGNGLPDNIVISLVNIEEENTLKNQSPLRRMPDGSAYYENPAIYINLYVLITCNYAGDGYLLALKRLSMVIRFLQSKSSFSSSNPVNINPIDPDNTEPFHFNMELFTLSFEQINYLWGSLGGRQVPFAMYKLRLISLSEHVKVRNAPLIEEIETKLSKIN; translated from the coding sequence ATGATAGATCAAGCCCTTATATTGTTTAAGACTGAACTGCTGGCTTATTTAAGTTCTAAAGGAGATAATGCGGCCGGAGTCATCATCGATAATATTGGTTTGTCTGAAACTTCTGCAGGCAATGGTTTGCCCGATAATATTGTAATCAGTCTGGTCAATATTGAGGAGGAGAATACCCTGAAGAATCAATCGCCGTTGCGACGGATGCCAGATGGTTCAGCATACTATGAAAACCCTGCTATCTATATCAATCTTTATGTATTGATTACATGCAATTATGCTGGAGACGGTTATTTATTGGCCCTGAAAAGGCTATCCATGGTGATCCGTTTTCTGCAAAGTAAAAGCAGTTTTTCATCATCCAATCCTGTAAATATTAATCCAATTGATCCTGACAATACTGAACCCTTCCATTTTAATATGGAGCTCTTCACCTTATCCTTTGAACAGATCAATTACCTATGGGGATCCTTGGGGGGTAGGCAAGTGCCATTCGCGATGTATAAGCTCCGGTTGATAAGCCTGTCTGAACATGTGAAAGTGAGGAATG
- a CDS encoding DPP IV N-terminal domain-containing protein, with the protein MKKLLALLLLSSSVAYGQRGFTIDETVYGPSKFAPKTLTAAKWIKDADAFSNLDSTYQNLLAREAKNNWNPVQLASTNDILQALKEIAANDKFSLRSFPNNYKWIDKENINLVINGEKNSYNINFNVNSKKAKLNATLPSNRDAEEFSHANKNTAYLIGNNIEILKADGSKITVTKDTVDGIVNGSSVVHRNEFGIAKGMWWSPDDKKLLYYRKDETMVSKYPLPQWDTRVASIKDIRYPMAGMKSEEVTLNIFNTETGEYVQLQTGEPKEQYLTIVTWDPSNEFVYVGVLNRGQDHLKLNKYDARSGALVQTLFEESSTSWVEPQVALEFLPNNPNQFLYQTDKDGFNQLYLYTTDGKLIKNLGYKDVIVTDFQGFDAKGSKGYYIGASNQGMERHLFEVDLKSGKTTQLTSINGTHNATVSSSGKYILDQYSNLDIPNIVQVIDKKSNKAEKLVTATNPFTGKVDLPKIEFKTLTSADGKTPLNARITYPVNFDPNKKYPVMVYLYGGSHAQLVTDKWLGGVGYFDLYMAQQGYLVFTMDNRGSDARGRDFTRITHRNLGEAEMADQLKGIEYLKSQPYVDAENLGIFGWSFGGFMTSSLMTKHNDIFKAAVAGGPVIDWKYYEVMYGERYMDTPQENPEGYEKTSMLDKADRLNGHLLIIHGAQDPVVVQQHSMEFIQKCIEAGKQVDYFLYPTHEHNVVGKDRIHMYDKIAKYFNLYLKK; encoded by the coding sequence ATGAAAAAGCTACTGGCATTACTATTATTAAGCTCTTCAGTTGCTTATGGTCAAAGAGGTTTCACAATCGATGAAACGGTTTATGGACCAAGCAAGTTTGCTCCTAAAACACTGACTGCAGCAAAATGGATCAAAGATGCAGATGCATTCTCCAACCTGGACAGTACTTACCAAAACCTATTGGCTCGCGAAGCAAAGAATAATTGGAATCCTGTTCAATTGGCTTCAACCAACGATATCCTACAAGCCTTAAAGGAAATAGCCGCAAATGATAAATTCTCATTACGCTCCTTTCCAAATAATTACAAATGGATTGATAAGGAAAACATCAACCTGGTTATCAATGGTGAAAAAAACAGCTATAACATCAATTTCAATGTAAACAGCAAAAAAGCTAAGCTCAATGCGACCCTTCCAAGTAACAGGGATGCTGAGGAATTTAGCCATGCAAATAAAAACACGGCCTACCTGATCGGTAATAATATTGAAATCCTTAAAGCCGATGGCAGCAAAATAACCGTCACCAAAGACACAGTTGATGGCATAGTAAATGGGAGCTCTGTCGTTCACCGTAATGAATTTGGTATTGCCAAAGGAATGTGGTGGTCGCCAGATGACAAAAAGCTGCTTTATTATCGCAAGGATGAAACCATGGTCAGCAAATATCCATTACCGCAATGGGATACCCGAGTGGCCAGCATTAAGGACATCCGCTATCCTATGGCTGGTATGAAAAGTGAGGAAGTTACATTGAACATCTTCAATACAGAAACTGGAGAGTATGTTCAGTTGCAAACTGGGGAACCAAAAGAACAATACCTAACAATTGTAACATGGGATCCTTCAAATGAGTTTGTATATGTTGGGGTATTAAACCGAGGACAGGACCATCTAAAATTGAATAAATATGATGCAAGAAGCGGAGCTCTTGTGCAAACTTTATTCGAAGAATCTTCAACTTCTTGGGTTGAACCTCAGGTAGCATTGGAATTCCTGCCAAATAACCCGAATCAGTTTTTATACCAGACCGATAAAGATGGCTTTAACCAACTTTACCTTTATACCACAGATGGTAAACTGATCAAAAACTTAGGTTATAAGGATGTCATAGTAACAGATTTTCAAGGATTTGATGCGAAAGGAAGTAAAGGATATTACATTGGCGCCAGTAATCAGGGAATGGAACGCCATTTATTTGAAGTCGATCTGAAATCTGGAAAAACTACCCAATTGACCAGTATCAATGGTACGCATAATGCAACTGTTAGTAGCTCTGGAAAGTATATTTTGGATCAATACAGCAATTTGGATATCCCTAATATCGTTCAGGTTATTGACAAAAAATCTAACAAGGCCGAAAAACTGGTTACAGCAACTAATCCATTCACTGGAAAGGTTGATTTACCTAAAATTGAGTTCAAAACCCTTACCTCAGCAGATGGTAAAACACCTTTGAATGCTAGAATCACCTATCCTGTCAATTTCGATCCCAATAAGAAATATCCTGTGATGGTTTATTTATATGGTGGATCGCATGCGCAATTGGTTACGGACAAATGGCTAGGTGGCGTGGGTTATTTCGATTTATACATGGCACAGCAAGGATACCTTGTCTTTACGATGGACAATAGAGGTTCCGATGCACGCGGTCGTGACTTTACCCGCATAACCCATCGCAATCTAGGTGAAGCCGAAATGGCTGATCAATTGAAAGGTATTGAATACCTTAAATCCCAACCTTATGTAGATGCAGAAAACTTGGGAATATTTGGCTGGAGCTTTGGTGGATTTATGACGAGCTCATTGATGACCAAACATAACGATATCTTTAAAGCTGCAGTAGCAGGTGGACCGGTAATCGATTGGAAATATTATGAAGTGATGTATGGCGAACGCTATATGGATACCCCACAGGAAAATCCTGAAGGGTATGAAAAAACCTCTATGCTAGACAAGGCTGATCGATTGAATGGTCACTTATTGATTATTCATGGTGCTCAAGATCCTGTAGTAGTTCAACAACATAGCATGGAATTTATCCAAAAATGTATTGAAGCCGGTAAACAGGTTGATTACTTCCTATACCCAACACACGAACATAATGTAGTTGGAAAGGATAGAATCCACATGTACGATAAAATTGCAAAATACTTCAATCTATATCTTAAGAAATAG
- a CDS encoding response regulator transcription factor — MNLTQDTQSSQYYDFNGHIIDMVGQILQQKFLKVEIGDFDVGNLVVENHKEPTNSFFYKCRTDGMNHANPETEQIWLAYFDFFFPPEDIVPLMPELFHAIRQKELNKVYFFFQRARPQQIGDYKWHFATSKLFALGDESQPGILFRYAFELNKAENKPLSLNDESYFQKYCNRVMLLSKREKEVIKLIVEGKSSQDISELLFISIHTVNNHRKNITNKLEINNLCHLTKFAILFNMV; from the coding sequence ATGAATCTAACACAGGATACACAATCAAGCCAATATTACGATTTCAACGGTCATATTATTGATATGGTTGGCCAGATTCTGCAGCAGAAATTCCTAAAGGTGGAAATAGGTGATTTTGATGTAGGAAACTTAGTTGTTGAGAATCATAAAGAGCCAACGAATTCCTTCTTTTATAAATGTAGAACGGATGGGATGAATCATGCTAACCCAGAAACTGAACAGATCTGGTTAGCTTATTTTGATTTCTTCTTTCCTCCTGAAGATATTGTCCCTTTAATGCCGGAGCTTTTCCATGCTATCCGGCAAAAAGAATTGAATAAGGTCTATTTCTTTTTTCAGCGTGCAAGGCCACAGCAGATTGGCGATTATAAATGGCATTTTGCTACCAGTAAATTATTTGCCCTTGGTGATGAAAGCCAGCCTGGGATATTATTTCGATATGCTTTTGAGTTGAATAAGGCAGAGAATAAACCACTTTCCTTAAATGATGAATCCTATTTCCAAAAGTATTGTAACCGTGTGATGTTGCTGAGCAAACGTGAAAAGGAAGTCATCAAGTTGATTGTTGAAGGTAAGTCTAGCCAGGATATCTCGGAGTTGTTGTTTATTTCCATCCATACCGTGAACAACCATCGAAAGAACATTACCAACAAATTGGAGATTAATAATCTATGTCATCTGACCAAGTTTGCCATATTGTTCAATATGGTTTAG
- a CDS encoding TonB-dependent receptor — translation MMRTYIRCVPLLLFFLLAKMTYAQELTITGRVTSTNNEPLAGVSIKSSSGNASTSTDTNGVYEIKTSSNANLTFTFIGYITHSESVNNRTEINVQMSTSSESIEEVVVAVGYGVVKKSDLTGAVGTVQGEALRERPASNLNQALGGKITGVNVSTSSGRPGGRANIRIRGSSSISTTNNPLYVIDGVIMSRDGLQNGSSPIDYINPNDIASVEVLKDASSTAIYGARGANGVVIVTTKRGTSGGGRATYDAEVGVGYAPKLLPVLSSEEFLAVEELAYENAKKFDPVGWATGTKYTDPKTKRTNPLLFDSNGKPLYNTDWQKEAFRNAITQNHQLAFTNGNEKGSYGGFVNYRNEQGVAYGSWQKRYSARFVFDTEIKDWLKVGGVLSYTDQKDKQVDELGGGGITMMRQVLEALPLIPVRYADGRWASNRDYPGMEGGDNPIRVADERLYYLSTQPFIGNMYANIKLMDGLEFRTSIGTNIINQRKDYAAAVGLQYISSDGSANVDNKRFNSWQFENYFTYLKDFGNIHSINAMLGFSWQHTDYFGSYASSSKYTDFYYQFNNLGAGATMNAPSSGANANGLNSYFTRINYTLLNKYLFTFTGRVDGSSKFGQDNQYAFFPSAAVAWKINEENFLKDSESISNLKLRMSYGATGNSEIPAYRALAGMGNYEIIQGGDRMVGVGTGRIANPTLKWERTEQVDLGLELGLFQNKLNFELDVYHRQVNDMLLDAPIPLSSGYGTIFRNIGSMKNDGIEFGVNVANIGNDVFSWSGLFNFSYNRNQVLRLIGGADIYSGATIIREGEPVGSFWGFQHLGTWSSADEAEAKKYNMLPGDVRYQDINGDGVINDNDKTIIGRGIPDGYGTFSNTFKYKNLSLLIDLQYMFGNDVIDRSIHSAEDRQGIANSYKTVLNAWTESNQNTPIAQVRPINAYYTTNNDSHKVSDASFIRGRNLMLSYTLNPDVVSRMKLDRLRFFASVQNFFVITKYSGYDPEVSNSGSAFDQGFGLYDYPRPRVFTFGLNIGL, via the coding sequence ATGATGAGAACCTACATCCGATGTGTTCCTTTATTGTTATTTTTCTTGTTAGCAAAAATGACATATGCCCAGGAACTCACGATTACTGGACGAGTTACCTCGACTAACAACGAGCCCTTAGCAGGTGTTTCGATCAAGAGTAGCTCTGGCAATGCCAGTACAAGCACTGATACCAATGGTGTTTATGAAATCAAGACCAGTTCAAATGCTAACCTGACCTTTACATTTATAGGTTATATTACCCATAGCGAATCAGTTAACAACCGAACGGAAATCAATGTTCAGATGAGTACCTCCTCTGAATCCATTGAAGAAGTAGTGGTAGCTGTAGGGTATGGGGTAGTCAAGAAAAGTGATCTGACCGGTGCAGTTGGTACCGTTCAAGGCGAGGCATTGCGTGAAAGACCAGCATCCAATCTGAACCAAGCCCTAGGAGGAAAAATAACGGGTGTAAATGTTTCCACCAGCTCTGGCCGTCCAGGCGGTCGGGCCAATATCAGGATCCGGGGGTCAAGTTCCATCTCCACCACCAATAATCCATTGTACGTAATAGATGGTGTAATCATGAGTAGAGATGGATTACAGAATGGTAGTTCACCGATTGATTATATCAATCCAAATGATATTGCTTCCGTGGAGGTATTAAAGGACGCCTCATCAACAGCTATCTATGGTGCCCGTGGTGCCAATGGGGTCGTTATTGTAACTACTAAGCGTGGTACTTCTGGAGGTGGAAGAGCTACATATGATGCAGAGGTTGGGGTAGGGTATGCTCCAAAATTATTGCCGGTTTTGAGTTCAGAAGAATTCTTAGCTGTTGAAGAATTAGCCTATGAGAATGCTAAGAAATTTGACCCTGTAGGTTGGGCTACAGGCACAAAATATACCGATCCTAAAACCAAACGGACCAACCCATTACTTTTTGATTCCAATGGCAAACCGCTTTACAATACGGATTGGCAGAAGGAGGCTTTCCGAAATGCCATTACACAGAACCATCAATTGGCTTTTACCAATGGAAATGAAAAAGGTTCTTATGGTGGATTTGTGAATTACAGAAATGAACAAGGCGTTGCATATGGCTCATGGCAGAAAAGATATTCAGCAAGATTTGTATTTGATACTGAGATCAAAGATTGGTTAAAGGTAGGTGGTGTATTGAGCTATACGGATCAAAAGGATAAGCAAGTTGATGAATTGGGCGGTGGAGGAATTACCATGATGCGTCAGGTACTTGAGGCATTGCCATTGATACCTGTTCGATATGCAGATGGTAGATGGGCAAGTAACCGCGATTATCCAGGTATGGAAGGTGGGGATAACCCAATCCGTGTAGCTGATGAAAGACTTTATTACCTATCTACCCAACCCTTTATTGGTAATATGTATGCCAATATAAAATTAATGGATGGGTTAGAGTTCCGTACCTCGATTGGTACGAATATCATCAATCAACGAAAAGATTATGCAGCAGCTGTAGGTCTGCAATATATTTCAAGTGATGGTTCTGCCAATGTGGACAATAAACGATTCAACTCCTGGCAATTTGAGAACTATTTTACCTACTTAAAAGATTTTGGAAATATTCATTCCATTAATGCTATGTTAGGTTTTTCATGGCAGCATACCGATTATTTTGGTTCCTATGCCAGTTCCAGCAAGTACACGGATTTCTACTATCAATTCAATAATTTGGGAGCAGGGGCTACCATGAATGCACCTTCTTCAGGTGCGAATGCCAATGGATTGAACTCTTACTTCACGAGGATCAACTATACCTTGTTGAACAAATACCTATTCACCTTTACTGGTCGTGTGGATGGATCTTCCAAATTTGGACAGGATAACCAATATGCCTTTTTCCCTTCTGCAGCAGTGGCATGGAAAATCAATGAAGAGAACTTCTTAAAAGATTCGGAGAGCATCTCCAATTTGAAGTTAAGGATGAGCTATGGAGCAACGGGTAACTCTGAAATCCCAGCCTACCGCGCATTAGCCGGTATGGGGAATTATGAAATCATTCAAGGTGGTGATCGTATGGTCGGTGTAGGGACTGGCAGAATTGCCAACCCAACTTTAAAATGGGAGCGGACGGAGCAAGTCGATCTGGGACTTGAATTAGGTTTGTTCCAAAACAAGTTGAACTTCGAATTGGATGTATATCACCGTCAGGTTAACGATATGCTACTCGATGCCCCGATTCCATTGTCCAGTGGGTATGGAACCATTTTCAGAAATATCGGAAGTATGAAAAATGATGGGATAGAATTTGGCGTCAACGTGGCCAATATCGGCAATGATGTTTTCAGTTGGTCAGGATTGTTCAATTTCTCCTACAACAGAAACCAAGTTTTGAGATTGATTGGTGGTGCAGATATCTATAGTGGTGCGACCATTATCAGAGAAGGCGAGCCGGTTGGATCTTTTTGGGGTTTCCAACATCTAGGGACCTGGTCCAGCGCAGACGAAGCTGAAGCCAAGAAATATAATATGCTTCCTGGTGATGTGCGATATCAGGATATCAATGGAGATGGCGTCATCAATGATAATGATAAAACCATTATTGGTAGAGGGATTCCAGATGGTTATGGAACATTCTCCAACACCTTCAAATATAAAAATCTATCCTTATTGATCGATTTGCAATATATGTTTGGTAATGACGTGATTGATCGCAGTATTCACTCTGCTGAGGACAGACAGGGGATAGCAAACAGTTATAAGACGGTATTGAACGCTTGGACAGAGAGTAACCAAAACACTCCGATTGCACAGGTACGACCTATCAATGCCTATTATACAACAAATAACGATAGCCATAAAGTTTCAGATGCCTCCTTTATCAGAGGTAGAAACCTAATGCTTTCTTATACATTGAATCCAGATGTAGTTTCAAGAATGAAATTGGATCGACTACGCTTTTTTGCTTCCGTACAGAACTTCTTTGTGATCACGAAATATTCGGGTTATGATCCAGAGGTTTCTAATTCAGGCTCTGCATTTGATCAGGGATTTGGTCTATATGATTATCCAAGACCAAGGGTATTTACATTCGGATTAAACATTGGATTATAA
- a CDS encoding outer membrane beta-barrel family protein, producing MKRIIAILCFIFSIQFSIAQTSKISGTVKDSLSSAPIAYASIGLLDVNKKVIDGMITDTTGRFQFTDLKNGPYILQIKFIGYSQKNSPIEIKGQKSIDLGNILISSAQQSLEQVTVTANIAAQKHSSDRQTYQASQYKNAVGGTALDIVKNLPSASVDANGNISMRGNSGVIVLINGKPSFIDPATILGQIAANDVSEVEYITSPTAQYDPDGKGGIINLKTKKSAANGFAWILNLQTGLPSIDDYDNIESQKRFGGDISFQLKKDKLELNGSANYLRNDNAGFRDGDVNTIIGDKQTFFPSKGERSFDKYNYGLRLNAAYELSEKHNLNLGVLASRRFQDRLADIHYNNRTIQPSSGDQISSLDYFNSNLQNKQGEFYLVDFSYQYKINPRHSLQLGAIYEFANIYGSTKNGNIENNVDTVQWSHNIYTNPLHGLRLSLQHQWKFDNAELISGYQLRNDRQKGNFEYFYKEKGGQYLQINPEFTGRLNATNRVHALFSQYDRKFNNTQLSLGLRYEYYQRDLLLLDNNQEYPYSIHQLYPSFNLMHDLGAGWSWKLAAARRVQRNNNFELNPIPEREHSETLEQGDPELLPEFTTNAETGLVKKLNAGSLFLNAYYQHTKNPIQRVNSVYADTILRRVFTNADYASRYGMEIGGEGKPLSWLKVNAGANIYNYKVSGKVLNYQETRTNQDWVYSINAGIQADFAPTWSTGLQVNYLSERPTVQGKDSRFLTPHFNLSKGFLKGAITAQLLWQFIELNKKWGVNEQRITTYSNDFYTTTNYIYEKNVFLINLNFNLHKLNQIIKLPKSEFGEKEF from the coding sequence TTGAAAAGGATTATTGCCATACTTTGCTTCATTTTCTCTATTCAATTTAGCATCGCCCAAACATCAAAAATCTCCGGAACAGTTAAAGATTCACTATCATCAGCTCCAATAGCCTATGCCAGTATAGGATTATTAGATGTCAACAAAAAGGTAATCGATGGAATGATTACCGATACAACCGGTAGATTTCAGTTCACGGACCTGAAAAATGGTCCATACATATTACAGATCAAGTTTATTGGCTACAGTCAAAAGAACAGTCCAATTGAAATAAAGGGTCAAAAATCCATTGATTTAGGAAACATCTTAATTTCTAGTGCTCAGCAAAGTTTAGAACAGGTAACTGTTACGGCAAATATCGCTGCCCAGAAACATAGCAGTGATCGACAGACCTATCAAGCCAGCCAATATAAAAATGCTGTCGGCGGAACTGCTTTAGATATCGTCAAAAACCTTCCTTCAGCATCAGTTGATGCCAATGGAAACATCAGTATGCGTGGGAATTCAGGTGTTATCGTACTAATCAATGGTAAACCATCCTTTATAGATCCTGCTACCATACTCGGGCAGATTGCTGCCAATGATGTTTCAGAAGTGGAATATATCACAAGCCCTACTGCGCAGTATGATCCAGATGGAAAAGGTGGTATTATCAATTTAAAAACAAAGAAATCAGCAGCAAATGGATTCGCATGGATCTTAAACCTTCAGACTGGCTTACCTAGCATCGACGATTATGACAATATCGAAAGTCAAAAACGATTCGGAGGTGATATTTCTTTCCAATTGAAAAAAGATAAGCTGGAACTCAATGGATCTGCCAACTACCTTCGAAATGATAATGCTGGCTTCAGGGATGGTGATGTAAATACCATCATTGGAGACAAACAAACCTTCTTCCCTTCAAAAGGAGAACGTAGTTTTGACAAATACAATTACGGATTAAGATTAAACGCTGCATATGAACTATCTGAAAAACACAACCTGAATTTAGGGGTTCTGGCTTCAAGAAGATTCCAAGATAGGCTCGCTGATATTCATTATAATAACAGAACTATCCAGCCTTCCAGCGGCGATCAAATCTCCAGCTTAGATTACTTCAATTCCAATCTACAGAACAAACAAGGTGAGTTTTACTTAGTGGACTTCTCTTATCAATATAAAATAAATCCAAGGCACTCCCTACAATTGGGAGCCATCTATGAATTTGCCAACATCTATGGATCCACAAAAAATGGGAATATTGAAAACAACGTCGATACGGTGCAATGGTCCCATAATATCTATACAAATCCATTGCATGGTTTGCGGCTTTCCCTACAACATCAATGGAAATTCGACAATGCAGAATTGATTTCAGGTTACCAACTAAGGAATGATAGGCAAAAGGGAAATTTTGAATACTTTTATAAGGAAAAGGGTGGCCAATACCTTCAAATAAACCCTGAATTCACGGGCCGTTTAAATGCAACCAACCGAGTACATGCCCTGTTTAGCCAATATGACCGGAAATTCAACAACACACAACTTTCCCTTGGCCTTCGTTATGAGTATTATCAAAGAGATCTCCTGCTATTGGACAATAATCAAGAATATCCCTATTCCATCCACCAACTCTACCCAAGCTTTAATCTGATGCATGATCTGGGAGCTGGTTGGTCATGGAAATTAGCAGCTGCAAGAAGGGTGCAAAGAAACAATAACTTTGAGCTAAACCCTATTCCTGAGCGTGAACACTCGGAAACATTGGAACAAGGTGATCCGGAGTTATTACCTGAATTCACTACAAATGCGGAAACGGGACTTGTGAAAAAATTAAATGCAGGTAGTTTATTCTTGAATGCTTACTACCAACATACTAAAAATCCAATCCAGCGTGTAAACTCTGTTTATGCGGATACGATCTTACGCCGTGTATTTACCAATGCAGACTATGCTTCAAGATATGGTATGGAAATCGGTGGCGAGGGAAAGCCATTGTCATGGTTAAAGGTCAATGCTGGTGCAAATATTTATAATTACAAGGTTTCAGGAAAGGTACTGAACTATCAAGAAACCCGAACAAACCAAGACTGGGTGTACTCCATCAATGCTGGGATACAAGCAGATTTTGCTCCAACTTGGAGCACCGGTTTACAGGTCAATTACCTATCCGAAAGACCAACAGTTCAAGGAAAGGATTCAAGGTTCCTGACTCCACATTTCAACCTCAGTAAGGGATTCTTAAAAGGTGCCATTACGGCTCAATTGCTATGGCAGTTTATCGAACTCAACAAGAAATGGGGAGTTAATGAACAAAGAATTACGACCTATTCAAATGATTTCTATACCACGACAAATTACATCTATGAAAAGAATGTCTTTTTGATCAATCTGAATTTCAACCTACATAAATTGAATCAGATCATTAAACTTCCAAAAAGTGAGTTCGGTGAGAAGGAATTTTAA